The genomic stretch TTTTTGGGATAAAAAACATTGTTTCCAAGAGTGAATAAAATGACTCTTTTTATTTACACAATTATATGGACTTAATCTCCTATTCCCACTCTTCCTACCCCTCGCCTGGGTGAAGGGTGGGATATGCGTGGCTCTTCCCATCTTCCTCCCACCCCTTTCCCACACTTCCTACCTCTTGCCTGGGTGAAGGATGGGATATGCGTGGCTTCTCCCATCTTCCTCCCACCCCTTTCCCACACTTCCTACCCCTTGCCTGGGCGAAGGGTGGGCATTGCCTGGCTCTTCCCATCCTTCATCAACAAAAGGCAAGAGCTATACCCTTGCCTTTCATCTCTGCTTTATTTTTCTACGAACTTTCGGTACATCTCTCGCGGATTATGCTGGTAGCAGGCATAGGTCTTGGTTGTTTCGATAAAGGGATGACTTCTTTGCGTATTCTTAATATAAGAATTATAGCTGCTCCATTGATAGTCTTCCGGCTTTGCAACCATTCCAGCTACTACAGGGTTTAGGTGAATATATTTGCTTACATTGAGAAAATAATTCTCTTGATCTACATGAACAGCATGAAAGCGATCTTGAAAGACATGCCCATGGGTCTGATATGTGCGATTAAAATAACTGGAATAACGTTGCAGGATGGTTTGCATAATTTTACTTGGAGAATGTGTAGCTGATTGGATGAGGAGATGGAAGTGGTTGTTCATAAGGCAGTATGCATGTAGCTTAAATTGATATTTATGGTGGGCTTCTGTAAGAATCAATAGAAACCGGTATTTATCGATGTTATTTAAGAATATCGGTTCCTTTCTGGCTCCTCGGTTAATGATATGATAAATAGCATCATCAATCCATAATCTTGGTATTGGCAGTGTATTATCCTCCTTTCTTATAAAATTACCACCCTATACTCATTCGCCCATCCCTCCCCATTCTCCTTCCAACAAAAAAACTCCGGCGCCATCGTCAGTCGGCGCCGGAGTTCCAGTTTATTTCTTATGCATCTTAAATTCCAAAAACAGCTCATTATAGTAGGCGAGCATTTGTTTGCCGAGGTTGTTGTAGACCTCAAGTCTTGATGTGAGTTCCTCGGATGGGTAGAAGCGTTCATCGCTTGAGACCTCTTCGCCGAGAATGTCCAAGGCAGCGCTGTTTGGCGTGGAGTAGCCGACGTAGTCTGCGTTTTGGGCGGCGTTTTCTGGGTCAAGCATGAAGTTGATGAATTGATGTGCTCCATCTATGTTCTTCGCTGTTTTAGGGATGACCATGTTGTCGAACCAGAGGTTTGAGCCTTCTTTTGGTACGACGTAGTCGATGTTTTCATTCTCCCACATGATGTCAGCGGCGTCACCTGACCAGACAAGTCCGACAGCTGCTTCTTCTTGTGCGAGAAGCATTTTGATTTCGTCCCCGACGATTGCTTTAATGTTTGGTGTCAGGGTATCCAGTTTGTTTTTAGCCTCGACTAGATGGTCTTTGTTCGTGTCATTGAGCGAATAATTCAGGCTGTTTAGGCCCATTCCCATGACTTCACGGGCACCGTCGACGAGGAGGATCTGGTTCTCCAAATTCTTGCTCCATAGG from Pradoshia eiseniae encodes the following:
- a CDS encoding transposase — its product is MRKEDNTLPIPRLWIDDAIYHIINRGARKEPIFLNNIDKYRFLLILTEAHHKYQFKLHAYCLMNNHFHLLIQSATHSPSKIMQTILQRYSSYFNRTYQTHGHVFQDRFHAVHVDQENYFLNVSKYIHLNPVVAGMVAKPEDYQWSSYNSYIKNTQRSHPFIETTKTYACYQHNPREMYRKFVEK
- a CDS encoding ABC transporter substrate-binding protein → MINRLNNAQGYSGDNTLTVYNWGDYIDSDLIEKFEEETGIKVIYQTFDSNEAMMTKIEQGGTSYDIAVPSEYAISKMKDEGLLHELDHDKIPNLQYIDSRFLDLSFDEGNKYSIPYFWGTVGIAYNTKMLPDMKFTSWNDLWSKNLENQILLVDGAREVMGMGLNSLNYSLNDTNKDHLVEAKNKLDTLTPNIKAIVGDEIKMLLAQEEAAVGLVWSGDAADIMWENENIDYVVPKEGSNLWFDNMVIPKTAKNIDGAHQFINFMLDPENAAQNADYVGYSTPNSAALDILGEEVSSDERFYPSEELTSRLEVYNNLGKQMLAYYNELFLEFKMHKK